The Antennarius striatus isolate MH-2024 chromosome 8, ASM4005453v1, whole genome shotgun sequence nucleotide sequence AAGGTCAACATGGTGTAGATCATTATGAGAAATGCTTTAAATGTGATATCACGCAGAATTCATTATTAGAAAATCCCACAAAATGTCATTgtttaaaatgatattttgtGTGGTGTATTTGTGCGTACCTATGGCCTCctcaaatgcaaacagaacagTCTTGCCCTGGTCCAAAAGATCTTTGGCTCTGTTTCCCATCCACTTGAATCCAGTTAGAGTTTCCTGTTCAAACAGCAGTGGCAGTATCCATTAagtattgttttaaatgttaactCAAGCATCACTGCCAAGTCGGACGTCTAGCTAAGACAGAATACCCCTAATATCCACTGGCAACATCTCTTTCCCAGTTCTTTAAAATCACCCTTACTGAAAGTGGCTGATGATTCTTTATTGTACATGGGTTCTTGTAACAGGAAACACTTTAATGTTTGAAAATATAAGGACATCAAGTCCAGCGGAAAACTGCCAGCTTTATCCAGACCTGCCCTtttgaaagcaaacaaaaatagttttcaGTTGTAATCAGAAAGAATAACAACTTCAACATCATTGAGTTATGTCCATCCAGACACCTGAAGTTGATTTAGGTTTTAATACAGGTCACTTAGATTTGTTTGTTACTCCGTGGTGTATTTACTATATTGAATGATAATAGCTGAAAAGAGCTAAGGAAGAAGAGGGCAGGGACGACCTGTAGCAAAGAGCACAAAATGGGAGTGTTAAAGTTTCTTAAAGACTTATCACTGAACTACAGGGTACCCCAACTTATCACTGAACTACAGGTACCCCAACAGTTTTATGTTACCTCAAAATGGAAACCTTCTTTGACAGCGATGGCACGCAGTATCTTTGATGAGACTGTGCTCGACAGCATGTATACACTTTTCACTGCTATCGCATCAGGGTTTTGCTGTTTCCAGCAATGAAACATCCACCAACCAAGCAGCGCTCCCAACTCATTTCCACTGAAAACTCGCCAATTGCCactgatggagagaaagaaagagacatgAAGTGACCTCAGGGCTGATTAATCAATAATCCTAAAAAAATTActaaagatttgatttttgaagGATGAATATATACTTGGACTCAACATATATAACATCCGattgtatatattatttttggAACAACTAACTAAACTttcaataaaaagaacattttgaatATTCTCTATGTTACTGTACCTTTtttgaaacaaatttttttttaaagttttaaactaTTTTGTTTTGTAGGGAGAGAAAACTCATAGAACTGTCAACAGTTTACAGTTCACAACTGGAACTTCTATTTGACAACTTCCTCTTATTTTGCAGCAAGTTCTGCAAACTGCTGCAAAGCCTTCCGCTTTCATTGTTTCTGCTGTGAAGAGAAATTCTACAAGTATTCTCATTGGTCTAAATTGTTTCATATTCATCCAATCACCAATCACTTAACAAACAAGCTCATTTTTCTAATTGCTTGTTTGTGGACAACTGGGGGTTCTCTCtgagttctccagcttcctacCACggccaaaaacacacaacttacATAAACTGGTCACtataaattgtctgtaggtgtaaaTGTGTCTGGacatgagtggttgtctgtttaTGTACGGCCCTGTGATATACTGGCGACGCATAAGGGATGTATCACGCCTCTTGCTCAtagacagctgggatagtctccagcagAATGTGTAAACTTTAGATAAGTGGCTGAAAATGGTGCATGaagattaataaaaataataagcattctaaaatgttctcatttaaATTGATCAAGTTGAATTAAAAAGGGAAATCTTCTGATCAGTGGAAAATTGCCACCTATGCAATGAACAgatacacataaacacagaccTCTCCTGCTTTTCAGCGACTGCCAGTCGATCAGCATCAGGGTCATTTGCCAACACAACAGTGGCCCCCACCCTCTCAGCTTGTGCAAACGACAGAGTCTGTaaaatccacacaaacacacaagaccTTTGATTAAAAAGCACAGTTACTATACTTTGCATGACTGCATATGTTGTGAGTGCTGTGAACATACCAGGACCCCCTCTCCCTCCTCAGGATTGGGATATTTGACTGTGGGGAATTCGGGGTCTGGATCTTTCTGTTCCTCAACAGCATATGGAAGGTGAAGATCAAAGGCCTTGAAGGCTGACTGGACGAAGGCATGGCCAACACCGTGCACAGATGTGTGCACTATTTTCACCTCTGAACTCTTGTTTATGTCcctgtgaaaaaagaaatttgatTCCAAAAAAAGTTCACTATTGTAATGTAATCACAAAGAGAAATTATGTGTAATTATTTAAAAGGGGTAGACGCAGTCGTCTATGATGCACCTGTGGTGACAGTGTTTCTGGATGGACTGGAAGTATTGTGTCTGGATCTCCTGGTAGGGATCTTTGAGCAAAGGGCTCTTTAAGGCCTCCTCTGTGTTCCAGGACTCAGGCCAGGGCTTCAAGTTCTCCTCTATTGATTTGGAAATCCCTTTGTCATGTGGAGATACAATCTGGGCTCCATTCTCCCAGTACACCTGAGACGCACAGAGCAGCAGAAGAGAGACATTACACTCCTACtttttctatttaattattAGAGGTTTTGTCtcttaaatacagtatgtcacaaGTTACCAGAAtcaaaagttgtattttttaacTATGTGAGAcatataacaaataaaactgaaggATCAAGAAATGTGTCAAGTGGTTCAATAATGAATATATCATCAAATGATCAATTAACAATTTATGAACCAAATGATTCAAGTCAATAATGAACATGATTCAACAAAACCAACCAGCTAATAAAGACAGTAACACTCAGATCAGGCTTTGCtaaacacagtaaacatttGAAACCTTCTAAAACACAActaattatgaaataaataaataaataaataaatgaaagggtAAGTGAGGAAGTAATGTAACACCTTATAACCATTGTCCTGTTTGGGGTTGTGTGAGGCTGTCACCATGATGCCTGCACAGAGACCCAGGTGGGACACTGTAAAAGGCTGCAagcaaaaggagaaaaacatgttttcaaaacatTCCAAGACTAGATAGCTTCTCACATAcgtatatttttgtaaatacttCGATTTTCTCCTAATTGCATGTATGAATATAAGTAGTTGGTTTGAGCTatatttgttgtctttgtttagctgaatattttaatatatttattaaaggAGTGAAACACTTatgttgatttttgttgttgaaatgtgCAATGTGTGGATCATGTGTGGATCAATCTATGGCCTACGTCAAGGACTCTGGAGTTAAGCATTAAGTCAGGTTAATGGTGCCCTTCACTCAATGAACAACAGTGAACCATGTGTGCTTTCCAACCTGTAGTATGTGGACCTGGATGCTCTATTTGAATGGAATTTGCCCTGTAGCTTCTGCACCAAGAAAGCCTGAGTATTTTCCTTTCTGATCCAATCACCAATCAGACTTGAATATGATGTTAGCATCTTCAATGTGTTATAGCAAGAGGATTAGGAAACTATAGACCTCTTTGAAGGTATAACATAGCcaccagctgaaaaaaaaaagttgaacctataaaaattcaaatgattACCACAAAAGGTGtaggtgtgatgtcacagaaaaGGTGCACAGGAACCCCTTTGCTTATGAATACAGCTGCAGCCAAAGCGGCAAAGTGCTTGCTATTGCCTCCGCTGGGAGGGTGGGCGCGGGCATCATAGCCAATCACCACTCCTCGCTCCTTAAGGTTCTGAAAACTCTTCTCCAGGTAGCAACAGAAACCCTGTCAGAGTAGAAACATTTGGTGAACCACAGGAATAACCAGTTACTAAAATAACTTTTTGACTGAGTCAAACTGCACCTCAGGCTTTGTATGTGACTTGATGCTTAATTTTAGGAGGCAGTTTATCTATTAACCAACCTGTGTAGTTTGGATAATTGTGAGGTCATTCATACAGGAAATACCGGGACCCATGGGGGCTCTCAGACCTGCAGTACCAAACTCCATCCTGGAGGAGAAATATTTCTTCAGAGCTTCCACTGCCCCCTCTTTGACCAATTCCTGCACTGCTGATGCTGTTTTAGTGTTCTaaggaggaaaaaacatttactttCGTTAAAGACAGGAAGAAATCCCCCACTGATCATCTAAATTCACCTCAAGCTACACATCAAGTCCACAAAGTCAGTACACATGTCTAACATTCACTCACCCACTACATTTTGAAAGCAATAATAGACATTTTACTCCTGATCTGCTTGACATTTTAGACACTTCCCTGTCTTAAAAATTCAAactcaaaaaactttattagtccccaaggggcaattgaaaacacataaaagatATATAGGATCTGATTTCTGGCATGTGTTCAGCAACCATggatctattaaaaaaaatttttaaattcattcatttattttctttaagaagAGACAATCAGTaaacatctcatcttcagccacttatgtAAAAGATCCAGGACATGGGTTTATGCTGGATCTCAGCCGAATGTGGGTAGAGGCCAGGAACACCCTGGATAAGTCAACAGTTTATCGCAGTTTCACTACGTAACTTGTTTCCTTTTAAATTATAATGTTATAGTGTTCTATTATTACAACATTTATAAGTTGTATTTTAGAACtagcattttattattataggtACCTTTACACATCTGTTTCACAATTTACTGGTGTTTTAATCATAATGTTGAAATTGTGGaaattttgtattatttcagTGCTATAGATGAACTACTACATATTTTGCAATTTAAACTTTTTGAAGTTCAAAACTTTGTTCCTTTATTGGTGATCCGCCTGCTCTACGTCATGAGACTAATAAACCAGGGTCACGCTTCCAGTATGACCTGATCCGGTCCATCTCATACCTCTTTTAGGTCATGAATGCCTCAGTGTTGGGACAAATGTCCAGATGCATGCTGGTTTGATTATCCGTGTCTGCTTTGTTCAGAATCACAAGAcctaatttttttcccctgtgaAATTACTCATAACCAATAATAACCAGATTACAAAATGTACTGGattaattttcatgaaacttggtgTGAGGATTACGCATTGGGAGGACTGAATCCAGACAAAGGCACAAATTAAAATCATCTGCTTCATTTCTTTTACTGCTGCAAGCTGGAGCTTTTCCAGTATTTTTTCAGCTCCTCAAATGTAGATTAAGAGGACTTTTCTTCACCAATAATTTGAGTGAAGCTTTTCTGGATGGTGACTTGATATCTTATTTGACATGTTCTATAACTACCAGATATTTTTTCTGAGACAGTTCCATGATATAATAAGATATTTTCTTGATTACTGTACAAGGGAATGATAACTTTCCTTAAAGATTTTATGTGTTTCAATGAATTTATGTAATTAATACTCTGATCATTATTGGAGACATTATTCGATGTAAATAAGCAATTATATGTTAGTAAAGTCAACATTTTGCACGTTCCGAACTGACTACAGATTCTAGATTTCAAAGAGTATAATcatgacatttattaaaatgagactctaaattaaaaattagaGAGAGTTCAGCTTTGTTCACTAATGCGACACAACTTGCCATGTCAGTATAATTTACATTAACCTTCCTCCTGACCAGAACCCagaagctaacgttagcctgcTAGCTTCCCGCTTACCTTGTCATACTGCAGCCACTGCTTGACAGCCTGGTCCAGTTTGGTGTCACCACTTTCCATTTCTCCTATTTTTACGTGTCAAGACACTGCCTGAGCCCTGACTACGGTCGCACTCGGTGAGGACACTCAGCCGGAGTCTTTCACGACTGTCCAATTCAACGTCCACGACCGGAGCGGAATGACGTGTTACGTCACGGGTCCCGCGTGTGTTGCGTTCACTTGTCAGCTGAACTGTGGGACTCACTGCTGCTGCATGAACTTCACCAACGAAACCCTTGCTGAAGCTTCTGAGCTTCATGAAGCTTTGAAGCCTTTCATTCAGTTGGTTCACTCCAGCACCAAAGCTtcttgaggcttcatttgctctagtaggagaaatactggatGCAAAATATCAgcttgcatgtttttgaagtgtgtggcattttgcagaaaggctgtgaataaaacttagcaaaataaagaagtatgtgtatatactgtgtgtatacagtatgtatagtgtgtgtgtgtgtgtgtgtgtgtgtgtgtgtgtgtgtgtgtgtgtgtgtgtgtgtgtgtgtgtgtgtgtgtgtgtgtattggcagtatgggaaattattttttggaaatactttattaatcctggatgAAATTCATTTACAGTGAGATAagggtggttggggttagggtatggacaatgattgtgcttttgatACGTTGAGGTTATGGCCAGTAATTATGGTTTAGGGAcgcatcattggtttttatgttaaaaaaacctCTACTTAACTATCTCCACCTCTCTCCAGAATGTCTCCATACTCTCACTGACCGCAACTCtatcaaacaaccacatttTGAATGGAGTCTGAGGGGTTGATGTCACTGACAAAACTCGCGGTAAAATCCTTTCAACTTCCTGGATCAGTCACGTGGTAGTCACCTGAGGATGTCCTCTGTTGAGAGCCACACATCTTGAGGTTTTTGCCTAttcaaagtacagtattttgtcCTTGCTACTATCCTCAAGTGCTTGGTCATAAGGGATCATTGAGTCTCTGTAGAACAAACTGTAGGGTCACTTTTTGGAAAGTGCCATGGGAAAACTTTTGTTTGTTGAACCAATGCAAATAAAACTGAACTGTTTATCTATATGACCATGCAATGAAATAGTAATTtgtctatacagtatattccccAGTGTCACCTCATTGTACAGTAGAACAAGGAGTGCAGCCAGAGG carries:
- the pgm2 gene encoding phosphopentomutase, with the translated sequence MESGDTKLDQAVKQWLQYDKNTKTASAVQELVKEGAVEALKKYFSSRMEFGTAGLRAPMGPGISCMNDLTIIQTTQGFCCYLEKSFQNLKERGVVIGYDARAHPPSGGNSKHFAALAAAVFISKGVPVHLFCDITPTPFVPFTVSHLGLCAGIMVTASHNPKQDNGYKVYWENGAQIVSPHDKGISKSIEENLKPWPESWNTEEALKSPLLKDPYQEIQTQYFQSIQKHCHHRDINKSSEVKIVHTSVHGVGHAFVQSAFKAFDLHLPYAVEEQKDPDPEFPTVKYPNPEEGEGVLTLSFAQAERVGATVVLANDPDADRLAVAEKQESGNWRVFSGNELGALLGWWMFHCWKQQNPDAIAVKSVYMLSSTVSSKILRAIAVKEGFHFEETLTGFKWMGNRAKDLLDQGKTVLFAFEEAIGYMCSPSVLDKDGVSAAAIAGEMTSYLAMKKTSLSQQLRAIYEEYGYHISRNSYFICNDKDVIRSLFDRLRNYGGKDLYPTECGRFSISAVRDLTTGYDSNQTNNKAVLPTSRSSQMITFSFSNGGVATMRTSGTEPKIKYYTELCAAPGNSDMMQLNKELDDLVDAIVENFFEPEKNKLQPKL